The window CCCCTTCCACGATGCGGACGACGTCGGGGGCGTGCTCGCGTTGCGGCATCAGGTCGGTGACGCGGACCGTGCCGTCCCCGGTCTCCCACTCGGTGTCGAGCACCAGGGTGTCGGAGCGGTAGGCGCGGCAGCTGCAGGTGTCCGCGCCCTCCGGTGCGATCCGCCAGTGGCCGTGGTCCTCGTCGCCCAGCAGTCTGGCGAAGCAGGAGCCGGAGTCGAAGCGGGGCAGGCAGAGCCAGTCGATCGAGCCGTCCTTGCCGACCAGGGCCGCCGTCTGCTTGTCACCGATGAGGGCGTAGTCCTCGATGCGCGGTGTCACGCGTTCCGGCTTCCCGGCCTGCCGGGGGCCAATCAGGTGGTGCGCCGGGGGAGTGATCCGGACCCGGGGAGCCTGTGCGCCGTCCGCGGGACCGGTCAGACCGTGGCCGGTTCGCTCTCCTCGGGCTGCTCCTCGGCGGCGGCCTCCTCGCGGTCGCGGATCTCGCGCCGGACCAGGAACCACCAGCCGACCGGTACGGCGGCGGCGAACAGCCACCACTGGATCATGTACGCGTAGTTCAGCGGGGCGTCCTCGCTGCCCGGGTCGGAGATCTGCTCCGGGGACCCGTCCTTGGCCGCGGGTGCCGTCTGCTCCACGTAGCCGCCGAGCACGTCGGCGCCGAGCCGCCGTGCTTCTTCCGCACTGTTGATCAGCATGATCTGCCGGTCGGGGAGACCCGTGACGTTCTTGATCCCGCTCGCCGCGGTCGTCTCGTCGGACTTCAGCCGCCCGGTGACGGTGGTCCGGCCGGCCGGCGGGGCGGGGATCTTCGGGAAGTCGGTCTGCGCGCCGTTCGCGGGGATCCAGCCGCGGTTGACGAGGAGCACCTTGCCGTCCGTGAGCACGAACGGGGTGAGCACGTGGAAGCCGACCTCGCCGTCGGCGTTGGTCCGGCGCCGGACCACGACCTCCCGGCCGGTGTCGAAGGTGCCGGTCGCGGTGACCGTTCGGTACTTCTCGGTGCGGGTGATCGAGTGCCCGGGGGAGGTCAGCCGCTCGACCGGAACCGGGTCGGCGTGCAGCGCGGTGGAGACCAGGTCGTTGCGGGCGGTGCGCTCCTGGTACCGGTGCTCCTGCCAGAAGCCCAGTCTGATCATCGTCGGGATCAGCGCGATCGCCACGAGAGTGAGGATCACCCACTGGAGGGAGAACAGGAAGCGGTAGCGGTGCACCCCACGACGGTACCTCCGGGCCGTGGGGTGCAATCGGGCGGGTACCGGGTCACACCCGGTCCACCACGCCCGCCTTTCCTTCCGCGCGGGCGCAATGGGCGCCGCAGTACCAGTGGCCCTCCACCTCGACGCCCTGCCCGATGATCTGCACCCGGCAGTGCTCGCAGAGGGGGGCCATGCGGTGGATCGCACAGGAGAAGCAGTCGAACACGTGCACAGCGCCCTGTGCGTGGACCTCGAAGGTCATTCCGTAGTCATTGCCGCAAACTTCGCATGTCGCCATGCGCCACAGGGTGAGCCGTCGCCGACCCGCGGGCGAGCGGCCACCGGGTGAGTCGTACGCCAATCACCCATTCGTGCGATCACCTGCCCGTCCGGTCGGCCGTGTCCGCGCCCGTGCGCGGTCAGCCGTCGGCCGGCTCCACGTCCCTGAGGAGCTGGCCGAAGGCCGCCTCGTCCACGATCGGCGTGCCGAACTGCCGCGCCTTGACCGTCTTCGACGTGCCCGAGTCCGGGTCGTTGGTCACCAGCAGACTCGTCAGGCGCGAGATGCTGGAGGCCACGTGCAGACCGCACTCGGTCGCCCGGTCCTCCAGCAGCTCCCGCTCCGTGGAGGTGTCGCCGGAGAACGCCACCCGCATGCCCTGTCTGAGGCGTTTGCCGTCCTCGTACCGGCCGGGGTTGGGGTAGGGGCAGGCGGGCCGCTTCCGCGAAGGCCGCCAACCGCCCGCCCGGTGGCCGCCGTAGCCGCCGGAGGCCTGGCGGGGCACGGGACGGTCCGACCACTCCGTCAGCGGCCGGCACTCCAGCAGCGGCAGCCGTACGTCGCCCGCCGCCGCGGCCAGCAGGCTGGGCCGGAACGCCTCCGCCAGCACGCGCGCGTCGTCCAGCGCGTGGTGCGCCCGCTGCTGCACGACCCCGAAGTGCGCCGCGAGCGACTCCAGTTTGAAGTTGGGCAGCGGCAGGCCCAGCTCCTTCGACAGCGCGATGGTGCACAGCCGCTGCCGCACCGGGGCCTCCCGGCGCGCACGCGCGTACTCCCGGGCGATCATCTGCCAGTCGAAGACGGCGTTGTGCGCCACGAGCACCCGGCCGTCCAGCCGGGCGGCGAACTCCTCGGCGACGTCCGTGAACAGGGGTGCCCCTTCGAGCACGTCGCTCGTCAGGCCGTGTATCCACACGGGTCCCGGATCGCGCTCCGGGTTGACCAGCGTGTACCAGTGGTCCTCGACCTCGCCGCGCGCGTCCAGCCGGTAGACGGCCGCCGAGATGATCCGGTCGTCCCGGGCCAGGCCGGTGGTCTCCACGTCAACGACCGCGTATCCCTGGGGATACGCGGCCGGCCACTGGGTGGGGGAGGACACTGCGGTCGCACGGTCTTCGAGCATGGTCATTGAGGATACGGGCCACGACCGACAGCGCCGTCCCTCAGGTGCCGCCCGGCGCTCCGGGATCCGCCCGCGCGGTCGGCCGCCGTACGCGCGTGCGTGCCCGCGGTCGCCCTCGCGCCGTCACACCGCGCCGGTTCCGTCCCGCGTCAGCAGGGCCCGTACCAGCGCCTCCACGGCCGTCGCGAAAAGCCGCTCCGTGTCCACCGGGCCCGCCAGCGCGCGGGCCAGCGCCGGATCGTCACCGGCGGCCCCCGCACCCCACAGCTCCTCCTCGCCGGGGTGCTGCGCCGGGGCCCGCTCGCGGTTGCGCTCGACCAGCACGTGCCCCACGACCTGGAACTGCACGGCCCGGACGAACTCGGCGGCCCGTGCCCCGCGCAGCCCGGCCGCGTGCGCCTCGCGTACCAGTGCCTGCTGTGCGGGCAGGAACATCCGCTCGGTCAGGCCCCGTTCGTGCACCAGGGCGACCAGGTGCGGGTGCTCGCGCAGCCGGCGGCGCAGGGTGTGCGCGACCGACACGACGCGCTCGCCGGGGCCGGCGCCGGACGGGCGGATCTCCCCGAGGCCGGCCATGGTCCGCTCCACGAGCGCGTCCAGCAGGGCCTCCCGCCCGCCGACGTGCCAGTAGATGGACGTCACCGCGGTGCCCAGCTCGGCGGCGAGCCCGCGCATGGTGAGGGCCTCCGGGCCGTGCCTCCGCACCAGCCCGGCGGCGGCGTCCAGCACCGTGTCCCGGGTCAGCGCGCCCCTCGTCCCGCTCGCCATGCGCCCCGACTCCCCTCCGCGGTACCGACTTCGCCCCGCACGTCTTTACCCCGCACGGAGTCTGCTGTAACTGTGTTACAGGTGACGCTCCGTCAGGAGAAGGGCGGTACGGCGTATGGCACGCGTACGGTACGGCGCACGGACCGAGGAGGAGATCGCCGCCGCGCGCACCGCGAGCGGCCGGCTCCCCGAGATCTGGTCCACGGGCGTGGTGGCCGTCTGGGAGACCGACCCGGAAGCCGTGGCCGCGGTGCTGCCGCCACCCCTGAAACCCACCGGCAGCCCCCTCGTCAGGGCGACCATCAGCACCGTCCACCTGCCCGGACAGCCGCTCCCGCTCGGCGCGGGCTCCCTCGCGGTTGCCGCCGCCCACGGCCCGGTCGAGGGCTGGTACCCGCTGGTCATGCCGATGACCCAGGAGCGGGCCCTCACCGGCGGGCGCGAGGTCTTCGGGGAACCCAAGAAGCTCGGCGAGGTGACCCTGGAGCGCGACGGAAGCGCCGTCACCGCGGCGCTGGCCCGGCACGGCGTCGCCTTCGTGGCGGTACGCGGCACGGTCACCGGTGAGCTGCCCCTGCCGGAGCCCGCGCGCAGGACCGACTTCTACTTCAAGTTCCTCCCCGCGGTGGACGGTTCCGGCTTCGACACCGACCCCGCCCTGGTGCACTGCCTGCGCCGGGAGAGGACGCGCCGGCTGGAGCGGGTCGACGGGGAGGTCGTCCTGCGGGAGTCGCCGTACGACCCCGTGGCCGATCTGCCGGTGCTGCGCCTGCGGGAGATCACCCTCGGCGAGAAGACCACCGGGCAGAGCGGACGGGTCGTCGAACGGGTCGACCCCGACGCCCTGCTGCCCTACGTCCACCAGCGGTACGACGACCCGCTGCAGATCCTCGACGCGCCGGCCGGCGGGAGTCGCTGATGGACCTCGAAGCGGGACAGGTCGCCGTCGTCACCGGTGCGGCGAGCGGGATCGGACTCGCCCTGGCCCGGCGGTTCGCGGCCGAGGGCCTGAAAGTGGTCCTCGCCGACGTCGAGCCGGCCGCCCTCGACAAGGCCGCGGCCGAACTCCGCGACCGGGGCGCCGACGTGCACGCGCGCGTGGTCGACGTCGGGGTGCGCGAACAGGTCGTGGAACTGGCCGAGTCGGCGTACGAGGCGTACGGCGCCGTGCACGTGCTGTGCAACAACGCCGGTGTCGGCTCCGGCGCCGAGGGCCGGATGTGGGAGCACGAGCCGAACGACTGGCGCTGGGCCTTCGCCGTCAACGTGTGGGGCGTCTTCCACGGCGTCCAGGCGTTCGTGCCCCGGATGATCGCGTCCGGGGCGCCCGGTCACGTGGTCAACACGTCCTCCGGCGACGGCGGGATCGCCCCGCTCCCGACCGCCTCCGTCTACGCCGTCACCAAGGCCGCCGTCGTCACCCTCACCGAGTCCCTGTACGCCCACCTCCGCGCCGAGCACGCGCGCGTGAGCGCGTCGGTGCTCTTCCCGGGGCCGCACATGCTGCGTACGGGCCTGTGGGAGTCGCACCGCAACCGGCCCGGGCGGTACGCCAAGGAGCGCCCGCGCAGGACGCCGTACCGCAGCCTCGGCCAGTGGGAGGCGGCCATGCGCGCGGCGGGCCGGGACGTCCGCTTCACCCCCGTCGAGGACGTCGCCGGACTCGTCGTCGCCGGCATCCGGGAGGACCGCTTCTGGATGCTGCCGCCGAGCGAGCACAGCGACGCGCAGATCCGCGCGCGGGCCCGCTCGATGCTGGACCGCGCCAACCCGTCGTACCTCGAGAACTTCATTCTGGATTGACCGGGAGGCCGCAGTGACCGACGCCGATTCCGGCCAGGACCCCTACCTGATCATCTCCTCCGACTGCCACGCCGGACTGCCCACCGAGGAGTACCGGCCCTACCTGGAGTCCCGCTTCCACCGGGACTTCGACGAGTTCCTTGCCGGACGCGACCGCCGCCGGGAGGAGATGACCCGGCTCGGCGTCCGCAACGAGGAGTTCGCCGACCGCTGGTTCCACGACAACGAGGAGGGCCTGCGCGGCGGCTGGGACTCCGTCCAGCGCCTGAAGGAGCTGGACGGTGACGGGGTGGCCGCCGAGGTCGTCTTCCCGGACGCGGACGCCGTCGACAGCCGGACCGCCGCACCCTTCGGCGTGGGCCTCGGCCTCTCCGGCGACCAGGACCCCGAACTCGGCATGGCCGGCGCCCGGGCGCACAACCGCTGGCTCGCCGACTTCGTCTCCGCGCACCCCGAACGGCACTGCGGGGTCGCCCTGCTGCCGGTCACCGCCCCCGTGGACCGGGTCGTCGCCGAGATCCACCGCGCCAGGGAGTCCGGTCTCGGCGCCCTGATGATCCCGTCCATGTGGGAGGGCAGGGAGCCGTACCACGACCGCCGCTACGATCCGGTGTGGGCGGCCGCCGCCGAGTGCCGGATGCCCGTGCTCACCCACTCCGGAGCCGCTCCCCGCCACGAGTACGGCGACCATCTCGGCATCTACGTCTCCGAGGTCACCTGGTGGCCCGCCCGCCCGCTGTGGTTCCTGCTCTGGTCCGGTGTCCTCGAACGCCACCCGGGGCTGCGCTTCGGCGTCGCCGAGTCCGGCTGCTGGTGGCTGCCGAACCTGCTGTGGTTCATGGACCGCCTCTACCTCGGCGCCCACGGCGGCAAGAAACTCTCCCCGTTCGAGGAACTGAGGCGCCCGCCGCACGAGTACCTGGACCGGCAGGTGTTCGTCTGCGCCACCAACACCAAACGGCGCGAACTGGCCCAGCGGTACGAGATCGGCGTCGACAACATCCTCTGGGGCAGCGACTTCCCGCACCCCGAGGGCACCTGGCCCGACACCCGCGCATGGCTGCGCCGCACCTTCCACGACATCCCGGTCGCCGAGACCCGCCGCATGCTGGGCCTCGCCGCGGCCGACGTCTTCGGCTTCGACACCGACCGGCTGACGCCCCTGGCCCGCCGCATCGGGCCGACCCCCGCCGACCTCGGCCAGCCGGCCGACCAGACGGCCGTGGAGGCGTCCTGGGCCCGCTCGCGCGAGACCGGCCGGCACTGGCTGACCGGCGAGGACTTCCCGGCACTGGGGGTGACCCGATGACCGACGACCGCTGCACCGTGATCTCCGCCGACTGCCACGCCGGCGCGGACCTGCTGGACTACAGGCCCTATCTGGAGAAGCGGTACCACGACGACTTCGACGTCTGGGCCGCCACCTACGTCAACCCCCACGAGGACCTGCTCGCCGACTCCGCCGACCGCAACTGGAACTCCGAGCGGCGCCTCGCGGAACTGGAGGCGGACGGGATCGTCGCGGAGGTGATCTTCCCGAACACCATCCCGCCGTTCTTCCCGTCCGGCTCGCTCATGGCCCCGCCCCCCGGCGCCGAGGACTTCGAGCGGCGCTGGGCGGGCCTGCGCGCCCACAACCGCTGGCTCGCCGACTTCTGCGCGGCCGCGCCGGGCCGCCGCGCGGGCGTCTTCCAGATCCTCCTGGGCGACGTCGGGCAGGCCGTCGAGGAGGTGCGGTGGGCCGCCGCCGCCGGCCTCAAGGGCGGTCTGATGCTGCCCGGCACCCCGCCCGGCTCGGGCCTGCCGGAGCTGTACTCGCGCACGTACGACCCCCTGTGGGCCGCCTGCGCGGAACTCGGCGTCCCGGTCAACCACCACGCCGGCTCGGCCTCGCCGCCGCTCGGCGAGGAACCGGCCGCCCGCGCGGTCTTCATGGTGGAGACGACCTGGTTCTCCCACCGCGCCCTGTGGCACCTCGTCTTCGGCGGCGCCTTCCGCCGTCACCCGGCGCTGAGGCTGGTCCTGACCGAGCAGGGCTCGGGCTGGATCCCCGGCGTGCTCGGCATGCTGGACTACTACCACGGGCGGCTGGTCGCGGCCGCGTCCGGGGCCGGCACCGCGGAGTCGAAGTTCGGCGCCGGACTGGCCGCGGGCATGGGCGCGCCGCCCTCCGAGGTGTGGCAGGACAACTGCTTCGTCGGCGCCAGCTTCATGCGCCCCCACGAGGTGACGCTGCGCGAGCGCATCGGCGTCGACAAGATCATGTGGGGCAGCGACTACCCGCACGACGAGGGCACCTTCCCCTACACCAGGGAAGCGCTGCGCTTCGCCTGCGCGGGCGTCCCGCGCGCGGAGCTCGCGGCCATGCTCGGCGGCAACGCGGCCCGCGTCTACGGCTTCGACCTCGCCCTCCTGGACGCCGTCGCCGCGAAGGTGGGCCCCACGGTGACGGAACTCGCCGAGCCCCTCCGGACCCCACCGCCCGACGCGACGAGCCCGGTGTTCGCCCGGGGGGCGTCCCTGCGGGTGTGGTGAGACCGGGGCACCGCGCACCACGGCACCCGGCACCGCACCGGAGGCCGGGGAGCGTCGGTGCGGTGCCGGTTTCCTCCGGGGTGCGATCCTCCCTGCTGTGACGGAACCCACGCACGACGAGACCCACGGCGGCGCGCTCGGCTCCCGGCTGAACTGGCTGCGGGCCGCCGTGCTGGGCGCGAACGACGGCATCGTCTCCACCGCGGGACTGGTCGTCGGCGTGGCCGGCGCGACCGAGAGCCGGGCCGCCCTGCTCACCGCCGGTCTGGCCGGCCTGCTCGCCGGGTCGATGTCCATGGCGGCCGGCGAGTACGTCTCCGTCTCCACCCAGCGCGACTCCGAACTGGCCGCGCTGGCCGTGGAGAGACGGGAACTGCGCGAGCAGCCGGAGGCCGAACTGCGGGAGCTGACCGACCTGCTGGCGGCGCGCGGCCTGTCCCGCGAGGTCGCCCGCGAGGCCGCCGTACAGCTCACCGAACGGGACGCGCTGCGGGCCCACGCGCGCGTGGAGCTGGGCATCGACCCGGACGAGCTGACCAACCCCTGGCACGCGGCCTGGGCGAGCTTCCTGTCGTTCACCGTCGGCGCGCTGCTGCCCCTGCTGGCCATCGTCCTGCCCCCGGCCGGCTGGCGGCTCGCCGTCACGGTCCTCTCCGTCCTGGCCGCGCTCGTCCTCACCGGCTGGAGCAGCGCCAGCCTCGGCGCCGCGGACCCGAGGCGGGCGATCGTGCGCAACGCGGTGGGCGGGGCACTGGCGATGGCGGTCACCTACGCGGCGGGAAGCCTGCTGGGCGCGGCGGGCGTCTGAGCCGGCAGGGCACGGCGGCCGGAGCACGGTCCCTC of the Streptomyces sp. 1222.5 genome contains:
- a CDS encoding SURF1 family protein, translating into MHRYRFLFSLQWVILTLVAIALIPTMIRLGFWQEHRYQERTARNDLVSTALHADPVPVERLTSPGHSITRTEKYRTVTATGTFDTGREVVVRRRTNADGEVGFHVLTPFVLTDGKVLLVNRGWIPANGAQTDFPKIPAPPAGRTTVTGRLKSDETTAASGIKNVTGLPDRQIMLINSAEEARRLGADVLGGYVEQTAPAAKDGSPEQISDPGSEDAPLNYAYMIQWWLFAAAVPVGWWFLVRREIRDREEAAAEEQPEESEPATV
- a CDS encoding DEDDh family exonuclease gives rise to the protein MLEDRATAVSSPTQWPAAYPQGYAVVDVETTGLARDDRIISAAVYRLDARGEVEDHWYTLVNPERDPGPVWIHGLTSDVLEGAPLFTDVAEEFAARLDGRVLVAHNAVFDWQMIAREYARARREAPVRQRLCTIALSKELGLPLPNFKLESLAAHFGVVQQRAHHALDDARVLAEAFRPSLLAAAAGDVRLPLLECRPLTEWSDRPVPRQASGGYGGHRAGGWRPSRKRPACPYPNPGRYEDGKRLRQGMRVAFSGDTSTERELLEDRATECGLHVASSISRLTSLLVTNDPDSGTSKTVKARQFGTPIVDEAAFGQLLRDVEPADG
- a CDS encoding TetR/AcrR family transcriptional regulator produces the protein MASGTRGALTRDTVLDAAAGLVRRHGPEALTMRGLAAELGTAVTSIYWHVGGREALLDALVERTMAGLGEIRPSGAGPGERVVSVAHTLRRRLREHPHLVALVHERGLTERMFLPAQQALVREAHAAGLRGARAAEFVRAVQFQVVGHVLVERNRERAPAQHPGEEELWGAGAAGDDPALARALAGPVDTERLFATAVEALVRALLTRDGTGAV
- a CDS encoding acetoacetate decarboxylase family protein; protein product: MARVRYGARTEEEIAAARTASGRLPEIWSTGVVAVWETDPEAVAAVLPPPLKPTGSPLVRATISTVHLPGQPLPLGAGSLAVAAAHGPVEGWYPLVMPMTQERALTGGREVFGEPKKLGEVTLERDGSAVTAALARHGVAFVAVRGTVTGELPLPEPARRTDFYFKFLPAVDGSGFDTDPALVHCLRRERTRRLERVDGEVVLRESPYDPVADLPVLRLREITLGEKTTGQSGRVVERVDPDALLPYVHQRYDDPLQILDAPAGGSR
- a CDS encoding SDR family NAD(P)-dependent oxidoreductase codes for the protein MDLEAGQVAVVTGAASGIGLALARRFAAEGLKVVLADVEPAALDKAAAELRDRGADVHARVVDVGVREQVVELAESAYEAYGAVHVLCNNAGVGSGAEGRMWEHEPNDWRWAFAVNVWGVFHGVQAFVPRMIASGAPGHVVNTSSGDGGIAPLPTASVYAVTKAAVVTLTESLYAHLRAEHARVSASVLFPGPHMLRTGLWESHRNRPGRYAKERPRRTPYRSLGQWEAAMRAAGRDVRFTPVEDVAGLVVAGIREDRFWMLPPSEHSDAQIRARARSMLDRANPSYLENFILD
- a CDS encoding amidohydrolase family protein, producing the protein MTDADSGQDPYLIISSDCHAGLPTEEYRPYLESRFHRDFDEFLAGRDRRREEMTRLGVRNEEFADRWFHDNEEGLRGGWDSVQRLKELDGDGVAAEVVFPDADAVDSRTAAPFGVGLGLSGDQDPELGMAGARAHNRWLADFVSAHPERHCGVALLPVTAPVDRVVAEIHRARESGLGALMIPSMWEGREPYHDRRYDPVWAAAAECRMPVLTHSGAAPRHEYGDHLGIYVSEVTWWPARPLWFLLWSGVLERHPGLRFGVAESGCWWLPNLLWFMDRLYLGAHGGKKLSPFEELRRPPHEYLDRQVFVCATNTKRRELAQRYEIGVDNILWGSDFPHPEGTWPDTRAWLRRTFHDIPVAETRRMLGLAAADVFGFDTDRLTPLARRIGPTPADLGQPADQTAVEASWARSRETGRHWLTGEDFPALGVTR
- a CDS encoding amidohydrolase family protein — encoded protein: MTDDRCTVISADCHAGADLLDYRPYLEKRYHDDFDVWAATYVNPHEDLLADSADRNWNSERRLAELEADGIVAEVIFPNTIPPFFPSGSLMAPPPGAEDFERRWAGLRAHNRWLADFCAAAPGRRAGVFQILLGDVGQAVEEVRWAAAAGLKGGLMLPGTPPGSGLPELYSRTYDPLWAACAELGVPVNHHAGSASPPLGEEPAARAVFMVETTWFSHRALWHLVFGGAFRRHPALRLVLTEQGSGWIPGVLGMLDYYHGRLVAAASGAGTAESKFGAGLAAGMGAPPSEVWQDNCFVGASFMRPHEVTLRERIGVDKIMWGSDYPHDEGTFPYTREALRFACAGVPRAELAAMLGGNAARVYGFDLALLDAVAAKVGPTVTELAEPLRTPPPDATSPVFARGASLRVW
- a CDS encoding VIT family protein, with amino-acid sequence MTEPTHDETHGGALGSRLNWLRAAVLGANDGIVSTAGLVVGVAGATESRAALLTAGLAGLLAGSMSMAAGEYVSVSTQRDSELAALAVERRELREQPEAELRELTDLLAARGLSREVAREAAVQLTERDALRAHARVELGIDPDELTNPWHAAWASFLSFTVGALLPLLAIVLPPAGWRLAVTVLSVLAALVLTGWSSASLGAADPRRAIVRNAVGGALAMAVTYAAGSLLGAAGV